Genomic window (Osmerus eperlanus chromosome 26, fOsmEpe2.1, whole genome shotgun sequence):
GCGATGAGCTGCCCCAAAAACCGCCCAGCCCACCTGCACAGGAACGCCTCCTCATAGGTAGACATGCCGTCACCTGTCGCCCCAAGTTTGGATTGGGTAACTCGCTTGCCTTGCTAAGCCCTTGTGTGAACTTGCATGCATCTAACCGTTTCAAACTGAAATGCTCTCTGGTCAGAGGGTAGAAGCAGAAACACTAAAGTCTCACCTGTCCAGAAACACTCCAGTCTCTCCTGTCCAGAAACACTCCAGTGTCTCCTGTCCAGAAACACTCCAGTGTCTCCTGTCCAGAAACACTCCAGTGTCTCCTGTCCAGAAACACTCCAATGTCTCCTGTCCAGAAacactccagcctctcctgtccAGAAACACTCCAGTCTCTCCTGTCCAGAAACACTCCAGTGTCTCCTGTCCAGAAacactccagcctctcctgtccagaaacactccagcctctcctgtccagaaacactccagcctctcctgtccagaaacactccagcctctcctgtccAGAAACACTCCAATGTCTCCTGTCCAGAAacactccagcctctcctgtccagaaacactccagcctctcctgtccagaaacactccagcctctcctgtccagaaacactccagcctctcctgtccAGAAACACTCCAGTCTCTCCATCTGATGCTTTGTAATGTAGCTTCTCTTAtcggggagcggggggggggggggggggggggggggaggaggaggaggaggaggaggagagtagacaAGCATCTATTATCATCTGCTAATTGAATGTAAATGAGATTGAGGGCTACTTCACTCTTGATTTCTGGCTCCAGAACAGACTAGCTAATAtgagtggagggggggttgttcaaggtttccctctctgtcacagattttgacctcccctgacctccccaccatctccaccctgtcctctccctccccctcctgacaGCCATAACACGGTCCTCCAGATCTGTCGGCCCCTGTCAGGCCTGATGGTTACCTGGGATAACTGGCAGGAGAGAAGCAGCCGGGAGGTTATTTAAACTGGCAATCATGAGGCCCTTATCTCTGCTGCGGCCCAGAGCTCGTCGACGGGCAGATGGGATTTCAGCTTTATGGGTAGAAAGAGGCTAGGGGTTTAGGCTATAACGAATATTATCATATCATAATTGTACACTCTTTTATATTTCACATTTTCATTCAATTGAACTTGGCACTACTTCTGACGTGAACACAAACAGTATATCATCCTATTAGTGCAGGGGAGCATACCGCTAAATTGTATCCAAAGAAAGTCGGCTACATTTAACGTTGACGAGCAAAACAGGTGATTTGATGAATGGTACATGTATTCATGAGTTTGTCAGTTGTCTTTTGATGTGATAATGTGAGTGGGACCGCCTTGtatattcctccctccctcctttctctctctctttccctctcgattcctctccctttctccctctgcagTGAACGTTCTACTTAGCTCGCCCCTTGCGTGTAACCgtgcccccttctctcccccgtgtgtgtgtgtgtgtagttgcagTGGCTGCTGGACAACTATGAGACTGCAGAGGGGGTGAGCCTGCCCCGGAGCTCCCTGTACAACCACTACCTGCGGCACTGCCAGGAGCAGAAGCTGGACCCGGTCAACGCCGCCTCCTTCGGGAAGCTCATCCGCTCGGTCTTCATGGGGCTGAGGACACGACGCCTGGGCACCCggtaggaggaggtggaggaggaggagagggaggtggaggagagggaggtggaggagagggaggtggaggaggggtaggaggagggtggaggcagaggagagggtggaagtggagggagataataggggaggtggaggaggaaagggaggaggtgaTAGCTGAGAAGGACAACAACAATGGATtgctgatggtggtgatgattaGACCTGGTTTCTCCTGTGTCTCACTTACTCccaacctttctctctcctccagaggcAACTCTAAGTACCACTATTATGGGATCAGGCTGAAGCCAGACTCCCCGCTCAACAGGCTGCAGGAAGACTCCCAGTACATGGCCATGAGGCAGCAACCTGTCCACCAGAAACAGAGGtgagatctctctccctctctctctctgtgttgctctctctctctctctctctcctctctctctctctctctctctctctctctctctctctctctctctctctcctccacctcacactctctgtctctgtcccctcccctcctctggccTCTGTCTCCATCACATGACCTCAGGGTCGTCAACCAGCTTCGGTCCATTTCCCCCTTTTGAACGTTTGAACGCGAGGAGCCCTTGAAGGCCTCGGCCAGCAGAACTTGTAAACACTTTGCTCCGAGCCGTCCTGACCGCGTCCCACATGTAACCTGTCGCACCTGCCTctcatctccacccctccctcctttcctcccctccctccactgctTGTTatgcacctctccccctcccctccccagccacCCTTTAGTTCTTCCCAGCCCCACCCAACATAGCTGTgctgccctctcccctctccgcaGGTTCAAACCCCTGCAGAAGGTGGACGGCATGGCGGACGGCCTCTCCGGAGGCTCCCAGCACTCGGCCAGCACCCCGGAGCAGTCCGTGGCGGCCCAGAGCCAGCACCACCAGCAGTACATCGGTGaggaacccccccctccctcacacccggCCACCACCAGATACCTCAACGCGTCTCATAAGAGACATTCGAGATGCCCGCGAGGCATTCCTTACATTCAAGACATCTCCGGGCGCGTTCCGAAGAGGTGCTCTGTCGTGGCTCGTGCGTGCCGGGACGAGCGTGTACTGAcacctgcgcgtgtgtgtgtgtgtgtgcgtgtgtgtgcgtgcagatgTGACCCACGTCCTGCCCCCGTTCCCCAGCCCGGACCTgggctctcttcctctgcccgaGCGCATCAACATGAACGACGTGAAGAAGCTGCAGAACCTGTACAGGGACCACTGTGAGGTAggtcccctgcctgccagcccccccccacagtgcCCCCCGCGGGGCCGGACGGACGACGTGCTTGCGGCCCGCACCGCTGCTCTCGCCAGGTGTCCTCTCATGCCAGCAGCCCCTGCCTGGACCAGGAGACGATATAGGGGGGATGTGGCATTTCAGAGTTAGCGCCAGAGTAGCTCCTTAGTCAGTGATGGATGAGGTGGATGAATAACACTCCCTGGGTGAGATgcttggggaggggggatattgaattaaagatgtgtgtgttggttagtTGGGGGGGGGATGCTTtccagacacgtgtgtgtgtgtgtgtgcggagagagagagagagagagagagagagggaggagggcgcgGCCACAAATAAGCTTCATTAAAACCGCGGagtggtgtttttttttatcatattacccctgccctccccctggtCAGCCGCGCCGCGCCGCTTTTGTTCCCCGGCCCCTTTCATCTCCGCGCAGCTTTCAAGACATGCCAATTAACCTTTCAGCTCGCCGGGGCGGACATCTTGGTGTCTTTGTGGCGGCCCCCCTGCCGGGCTTTGTGCCGGCTTGTCTGTGCACGGCCACACCGGCTCCTGCCTTTGTCTGCCGCCgcttctctgtcactctcccggCCCCCCGTGCACTCCCGGTTTGACTGTTTTGTGGGCCGTCTGCACCCCtggaagacccccccccccccccccccgaaaagaGATATGTTAACCGCGCTGACGCAGGCTTTATTGACAGTCATTGAAATCTACCACGTGAATCAAAGTAACGAGGGGAGAtttggaaaagagaggagagatggattaTCAGGACTCTATTTCTGGATATTGATTTGTACAGGCAGTGTCTCCGCCACCTGTCCTATACAGATCCACCCACATTGGGTCCTAGTGCTCCATTTATTAATGTCAAGGTTTAGATAAGAAACCAAATATCCTGCTATCAACCACACCATTAGGCCCGCCGCTGTAAATATAAATGGGTAAATGGCTAATAAAAACTGGGTGGAATAAATCATTGAGAGCTATGATggcagcgagtgtgtgtgtgtgtgtgtgtgtgggggggggggggggtctgtgtgtgtgtgtgtgtgtgtgtgggggggtctgtgtgtgtgtgtgtgggggggtctgtgtcGGTGAGGGAAGTTTCTAGACCGACCTCCAGCCTGTGTTTTTAAGGCGTGCGGTTTTTCCCGTGTGGTTGAAAAGTGAGGAGGTAAAACGGCTTGTTTGTAGGAGCCGGGgaattctccctttctcttttttttttctttctttttcttctttttttgttgttttggagtTGGGAGTGTTTGAGCCGTTACCGTGGGCAACGGTAAACAAGGTTGCCATGGCGATCCTTGGAGaggaagcaaaaaaaaacatatcatGTGATTGAAGGAAAGCCTACCCCCACTCTGTAACTGGATCCAGCGTGCGTGTCCTGCCAGAAGGAGAATCTCTGGGCATGGTGTGAATCAGCCTGAATAGAGACACTGTACTGGGATacgaacacacactctgacagactaacacacacacacacacacactctaaagaCTCACTTCTGCCCACAGTACAGGGCTGTTCCTTTTTTAATCCTCTCCTGTACCCCCATTATCTCCGTCAGCCTTTTGTTTTTGAAGTGTAGCTagtccgtcccccccccccccccctcagggctATCTTTTGCGAGGCTCGGCGTTGAGTTGTGTAACGCGCTCTGCTTTCTAAGACGTGTCCTCATGCATCTGAACAGGAAAGACAAGGGAAGTCACGTGACACGAGGGGAAACTCGCCCGTTTCTGGGTCGGGTGGGGGTTGATTTTTAAGAACTTCAAACTACTAATCAGTTTCGGTAATTTAGTGGCACTGACATCAGGTTCATTCTGAAGGTACAGTAATTAGTTTTCTATTGTTGTAGTGAGTTTCTAGCTGGTTCagcggtggggtgggggggggggttagtctGGAGCTGACTGGTTCATTCAGCTGAGAGCTGGGCGAGGGCTGCAGCACAAACTttgttgtgtgtctggttgCTATGGCTCAGCTCTGTGTGttttgccctcccctctctcccctccctctctcccctctctccctcccctctctctctcccctcccctccctctcccctcctctctcccctcctctctctcccctctctctcccccctctccctctctctctctctctctctctctctctctctctctctctctctctctctctctctctctctctctctctctctctctctctctctctctcctcacacaggcTACCCTGGATGTGGTGATGAACCTCCAGTTCCACTACATTGAGAAGCTTTGGCAGACCTTCTGGTATTCAACAGCGCCATCTAGTGACGGCTCCACCACCATCCCCAGCAGGTCAGACTCCAGATACCGGCCATTTGAATCAGTGAAAGAATAGATTTGAATCAAATACTAGACTAAGTattaaatagttttttttttgttcccaTGTTCAAGTACAGTCAGTGAAGAGTTAGTGTGAAGGCAGtggctaactgtgtgtgtgtgcgcacgcagtGACGAGGACATGGACGGGGTTATCCCCAGAGAGAAGCTGGTGGCCCTGTGCAAGTACGAGCCAGTGAGGCTCTGGATGAGAGGCTGTGACCACATCCTGTACCAGGCCCTGGTGGAGATCCTCATCCCCGACGTGCTGCGTCCTGTCCCCAGTGAGtacccgccctcccccccccccccttctcttctgTGTCGCACGGCCCCCTCTCCCATGGTAACCTCCTTCCCCCCCGACTGTCTGGTTGCCAGGCACTCTGACCCAGGCCATCCGAAACTTCGCTAAGAGCCTGGAGGGCTGGCTGACCACCGCCATGAACGACTTCCCCCAGGAGATTGTCCGCACCAAGGTGGGTGACCCCAGCCCGCTgctccccccctgcccaccacaCCCTGACCCTGTGTCCTGTAGTCACATGATGACCAGTGCTACACAGAACATGGAAACCTTGATCGTATATAGTTCGTTTTACTTACTGTCGATGATTTATTTGTAGCAACAAAATAACGGTACTATGATACCATGAATTCATGTAGCAGACCAAGAGACGTAcagggctggatttgaaccatcCACtaaaccatctcccccctctTGTGTCCTGTAGGCGGCGGTAGTGAGCGCGTTCGCCCAGACCCTGCGCAGGTACACGTCTCTGAACCACCTGGCCCAGGCGGCTCGGgccgtcctccagaacaccTCCCAGATCAACCAGATGCTCAGCGACCTGAACCGCGTCGACTTTGCCAACGTGCAGGTAAGCAAAGGCTGTGGCCGTTTTGACTATgtcagcgctgtgtgtgtgtgtgtgtgtgtgtaccgagaCGTGCCctcagcctctgtgtgtgtgtgttccccccctccaggagcaGGCGTCCTGGGTGTGCCAGTGTGACGAGAGCGTGGTGCAGAGGCTGGAGCAGGACTTCAAGGTGACCCTGCAGCAGCAGAGCTCCCTGGACCAGTGGGCCTCCTGGCTGGACAACGTGGTCAACCAGGTCCTCAAGCCCCACGAGGGCAGCCCCAGCTTCCCCAGGGCCGCCCGGCAGTTCCTGCTCAAGTGGTCCTTCTACAggtacccccctccctcgcctcctCACCCAGGGGTCAGTCCAGCTTCCGACCCGTAGTGGCTCGTGTGGGTTCGGAAGAAATTGGACTTTGTCAGGAGATGTAGCGGTCTGACTTGTCTTGCTTGTACATGTGCTATGCATGCAGCCGTGATGTAGTTTTACTTCAATGTttccctgcctctctatctctcattctccctctctctcccccatctccccctctctctctccccccccccctctctctctctctctctcattccccctccctcccccacagctCCATGGTGATCAGGGACCTGACCCTGCGCAGCGCGGCCAGCTTCGGCTCATTCCACCTGATCCGCCTGCTCTACGACGAGTACATGTTCTACCTGGTGGAGCACCGCGTCGCCCAGGCAACCGGGGAGACGCCCATTGCCGTcatgggagaggtgagggggggggtgtgtgtgtgtgtgtgtgtgtgtg
Coding sequences:
- the rfx2 gene encoding DNA-binding protein RFX2 isoform X1; amino-acid sequence: MQSSEGGSDSSSSVALRTSTSAQAPVVQPVPASQQRVLVQATGSAQKGAQVQQLSVPRVQQVPQQVQQVQHVYPPQVQYVGESGEAVYTNGTIRTAYSYNPEAQLYGQGSGGAYFDSQAGGAQVTTVVSSASGVPPHGMVGIAMDVGGSQIISSGSAYLIHGGMEGGRHHSSHSSRSSSAMLEMAIENLQKSEGIATHKSSLLNSHLQWLLDNYETAEGVSLPRSSLYNHYLRHCQEQKLDPVNAASFGKLIRSVFMGLRTRRLGTRGNSKYHYYGIRLKPDSPLNRLQEDSQYMAMRQQPVHQKQSHPLVLPSPTQHSCAALSPLRRFKPLQKVDGMADGLSGGSQHSASTPEQSVAAQSQHHQQYIDVTHVLPPFPSPDLGSLPLPERINMNDVKKLQNLYRDHCEATLDVVMNLQFHYIEKLWQTFWYSTAPSSDGSTTIPSSDEDMDGVIPREKLVALCKYEPVRLWMRGCDHILYQALVEILIPDVLRPVPSTLTQAIRNFAKSLEGWLTTAMNDFPQEIVRTKAAVVSAFAQTLRRYTSLNHLAQAARAVLQNTSQINQMLSDLNRVDFANVQEQASWVCQCDESVVQRLEQDFKVTLQQQSSLDQWASWLDNVVNQVLKPHEGSPSFPRAARQFLLKWSFYSSMVIRDLTLRSAASFGSFHLIRLLYDEYMFYLVEHRVAQATGETPIAVMGEFSDLTSMMPSLMDKDPSFSDDMSDMGSDADVSRGPNEPAVKRERIEINHSLQEI
- the rfx2 gene encoding DNA-binding protein RFX2 isoform X3, which codes for MQSSEGGSDSSSSVALRTSTSAQAPVVQPVPASQQRVLVQATGSAQKGAQVQQLSVPRVQQVPQQVQQVQHVYPPQVQYVGESGEAVYTNGTIRTAYSYNPEAQLYGQGSGGAYFDSQAGGAQVTTVVSSASGVPPHGMVGIAMDVGGSQIISSGSAYLIHGGMEGGRHHSSHSSRSSSAMLEMAIENLQKSEGIATHKSSLLNSHLQWLLDNYETAEGVSLPRSSLYNHYLRHCQEQKLDPVNAASFGKLIRSVFMGLRTRRLGTRGNSKYHYYGIRLKPDSPLNRLQEDSQYMAMRQQPVHQKQRFKPLQKVDGMADGLSGGSQHSASTPEQSVAAQSQHHQQYIDVTHVLPPFPSPDLGSLPLPERINMNDVKKLQNLYRDHCEATLDVVMNLQFHYIEKLWQTFWYSTAPSSDGSTTIPSSDEDMDGVIPREKLVALCKYEPVRLWMRGCDHILYQALVEILIPDVLRPVPSTLTQAIRNFAKSLEGWLTTAMNDFPQEIVRTKAAVVSAFAQTLRRYTSLNHLAQAARAVLQNTSQINQMLSDLNRVDFANVQEQASWVCQCDESVVQRLEQDFKVTLQQQSSLDQWASWLDNVVNQVLKPHEGSPSFPRAARQFLLKWSFYSSMVIRDLTLRSAASFGSFHLIRLLYDEYMFYLVEHRVAQATGETPIAVMGEFSDLTSMMPSLMDKDPSFSDDMSDMGSDADVSRGPNEPAVKRERIEINHSLQEI
- the rfx2 gene encoding DNA-binding protein RFX2 isoform X4, which codes for MQSSEGGSDSSSSVALRTSTSAQAPVVQPVPASQQRVLVQATGSAQKGAQVQQLSVPRVQQVPQQVQQVQHVYPPQVQYVGESGEAVYTNGTIRTAYSYNPEAQLYGQGSGGAYFDSQAGGAQVTTVVSSASGVPPHGMVGIAMDVGGSQIISSGSAYLIHGGMEGGRHHSSHSSRSSSAMLQWLLDNYETAEGVSLPRSSLYNHYLRHCQEQKLDPVNAASFGKLIRSVFMGLRTRRLGTRGNSKYHYYGIRLKPDSPLNRLQEDSQYMAMRQQPVHQKQSHPLVLPSPTQHSCAALSPLRRFKPLQKVDGMADGLSGGSQHSASTPEQSVAAQSQHHQQYIDVTHVLPPFPSPDLGSLPLPERINMNDVKKLQNLYRDHCEATLDVVMNLQFHYIEKLWQTFWYSTAPSSDGSTTIPSSDEDMDGVIPREKLVALCKYEPVRLWMRGCDHILYQALVEILIPDVLRPVPSTLTQAIRNFAKSLEGWLTTAMNDFPQEIVRTKAAVVSAFAQTLRRYTSLNHLAQAARAVLQNTSQINQMLSDLNRVDFANVQEQASWVCQCDESVVQRLEQDFKVTLQQQSSLDQWASWLDNVVNQVLKPHEGSPSFPRAARQFLLKWSFYSSMVIRDLTLRSAASFGSFHLIRLLYDEYMFYLVEHRVAQATGETPIAVMGEFSDLTSMMPSLMDKDPSFSDDMSDMGSDADVSRGPNEPAVKRERIEINHSLQEI
- the rfx2 gene encoding DNA-binding protein RFX2 isoform X5, encoding MQSSEGGSDSSSSVALRTSTSAQAPVVQPVPASQQRVLVQATGSAQKGAQVQQLSVPRVQQVPQQVQQVQHVYPPQVQYVGESGEAVYTNGTIRTAYSYNPEAQLYGQGSGGAYFDSQAGGAQVTTVVSSASGVPPHGMVGIAMDVGGSQIISSGSAYLIHGGMEGGRHHSSHSSRSSSAMLQWLLDNYETAEGVSLPRSSLYNHYLRHCQEQKLDPVNAASFGKLIRSVFMGLRTRRLGTRGNSKYHYYGIRLKPDSPLNRLQEDSQYMAMRQQPVHQKQRFKPLQKVDGMADGLSGGSQHSASTPEQSVAAQSQHHQQYIDVTHVLPPFPSPDLGSLPLPERINMNDVKKLQNLYRDHCEATLDVVMNLQFHYIEKLWQTFWYSTAPSSDGSTTIPSSDEDMDGVIPREKLVALCKYEPVRLWMRGCDHILYQALVEILIPDVLRPVPSTLTQAIRNFAKSLEGWLTTAMNDFPQEIVRTKAAVVSAFAQTLRRYTSLNHLAQAARAVLQNTSQINQMLSDLNRVDFANVQEQASWVCQCDESVVQRLEQDFKVTLQQQSSLDQWASWLDNVVNQVLKPHEGSPSFPRAARQFLLKWSFYSSMVIRDLTLRSAASFGSFHLIRLLYDEYMFYLVEHRVAQATGETPIAVMGEFSDLTSMMPSLMDKDPSFSDDMSDMGSDADVSRGPNEPAVKRERIEINHSLQEI
- the rfx2 gene encoding DNA-binding protein RFX2 isoform X2, whose product is MQSSEGGSDSSSSVALRTSTSAQAPVVQPVPASQQRVLVQATGSAQKGAQVQQVQHVYPPQVQYVGESGEAVYTNGTIRTAYSYNPEAQLYGQGSGGAYFDSQAGGAQVTTVVSSASGVPPHGMVGIAMDVGGSQIISSGSAYLIHGGMEGGRHHSSHSSRSSSAMLEMAIENLQKSEGIATHKSSLLNSHLQWLLDNYETAEGVSLPRSSLYNHYLRHCQEQKLDPVNAASFGKLIRSVFMGLRTRRLGTRGNSKYHYYGIRLKPDSPLNRLQEDSQYMAMRQQPVHQKQSHPLVLPSPTQHSCAALSPLRRFKPLQKVDGMADGLSGGSQHSASTPEQSVAAQSQHHQQYIDVTHVLPPFPSPDLGSLPLPERINMNDVKKLQNLYRDHCEATLDVVMNLQFHYIEKLWQTFWYSTAPSSDGSTTIPSSDEDMDGVIPREKLVALCKYEPVRLWMRGCDHILYQALVEILIPDVLRPVPSTLTQAIRNFAKSLEGWLTTAMNDFPQEIVRTKAAVVSAFAQTLRRYTSLNHLAQAARAVLQNTSQINQMLSDLNRVDFANVQEQASWVCQCDESVVQRLEQDFKVTLQQQSSLDQWASWLDNVVNQVLKPHEGSPSFPRAARQFLLKWSFYSSMVIRDLTLRSAASFGSFHLIRLLYDEYMFYLVEHRVAQATGETPIAVMGEFSDLTSMMPSLMDKDPSFSDDMSDMGSDADVSRGPNEPAVKRERIEINHSLQEI